In Merismopedia glauca CCAP 1448/3, the genomic stretch CTATAATGGTTTGACCGAACTGCCGCAGCCGAATTCCCGCCCGTGCTAGATCGGGATTAGCCGCAATCAGTCCAAAAATGTTCCTTTTCGCCGGATCGCTGTCCCAGCCCAAGAGAAAATCGGGACTACTCAGGTGAAAAAAAGAAAGTGCGTGAGATTGAGTAATTTGCGCCAAATTCATCATCCGCCGCAATTTTTCAGCAGCAGGCGGAATCTTGACCGCTAAAATTTTGTCCCCAGTTTTGGCTGAAGCCAGGAGATGGCTGACCGGACAAATACCGCAAATCCGGGCGGTAATCCCTGCCATTTCGGTAAAAGGACGACCTTCGCAGAATTTCTCGAAGCCCCGATACTCCACCACATGAAAGCGCGCATCCGAGACTTCCCCAGCATCGTCTAAAAAGATAGAAATTTTGGCGTGTCCTTCAATACGGGTGACGGGATCGATAACTACTGTTTTACTCATAAGTCGCTCTCGTATTTAATTAGTTGGTTGGGGGAATGAGTAAGGAGTAAGGAGTAAGGAGTAAGGAGTAAGGAGGGAATCTGACCACAAATAAGTTCGTTTTTTGGCGTTGCTGAATCAAGGTATGAACTAGTGCATGAAGTCAGAAGTCAGAAGTAGGGGCGAAAGAAAACCCAATCAACAATCAACAATCAACAATTCATACGTCAAATCAGCAATGCCCGTTTTTTCTCCTTTGCGCCTCTGCTCCTCTACCCAAACTTAATCATGTCCCGACCTTCCATTACAGGCATTTCGCCGCGCAAAAGAGGTTCTAGAGTAGCTCGAATGCGATCGGCTGGCGGCGGACATCCCGGCATATAAATTTCTACGGGAACCACCTGATGCACGGGCAAAACCTGCTCTAATAATTCCGGTACGATCCCTGGTGCGTGGGGGAGTTGGGGGGAGTGTTCTGCTAGTTCCAAATAGCCCCTCTTGAGTACGGGTTCGGCACCGCCCAACATATTTCGCATCCCCGGAACGTTAGCTGTAACCGCGCAATCTCCGAAGGAAATCAGAGTTTTGGTTCGTTGGCGAACTTTTAGCAGTAATTCCAAATTGTCTTCATTGGCAACCCCGCCTTCTACCAAACATACATCCACATTTTGGGGATACTCCTTAATATCCGAACCGACGGGACTATATACCACATCCACCTGCTGGGCAAGATCGATCAGCCATTCGTCCAAATCGAGAAAAGACATATGACAGCCCGAACACCCCGCCAACCAAACCGTAGCGAATCTTATCTTGTCCATTGGTGCTTCTCCCGTGCCGTGACTAAAAACTCCAACTTGGCGCGATGGCGTTCTTTTTCGCCAGTGGTGCTGCCTTGGTGGAAGAGCGCCCCAGTAGGACAGGCATCGACGCATTTACCGCAAGACGTACAGGCATCAACTTCGCCCCAAGGCTGATGCAAACCCGACACGATAAAACAATGTTCGCCGCGCTGAGCTACATCCCAAACGTGCGCCCCTTCAATTTCATCGCAGACTCTAACGCAGCGCGTACAGAGAATGCAGCGATTGTGGTCTATCCCAAAATGTTCGTGGGAGAGATCTACCTTCCGATCTGGAAAGCGATAGGGAAAGTGCGAGTGATCCATCCCCACTCGAACCGCCAGATCCTGAAGTTCGCAGTTGCCGTTCGCCACGCACACCGCACAGACGTGATTCCCTTCAGCAAAGAGCAACTCCACATTCATGCGCCGAAATTCTTGCAGTTTAGGTGTATTAGTTTGCACCACCATCCCTTCTGCAACTTCTGTAACGCAAGCAGGTTGAAGCTTATGACTGCCTTCAATTTCCACCAGACACATCCGACAGGCAGCAGGAGGAGAAACCCCTTCCAAAAAGCACAGCGTCGGAATATCAATACCCGCTTCTTTTGCCGCTTGCAGTAGGGTTGCTCCCTGTTTGATCGCGACACCTTTTCCGTCAATTTTTAGCGTTTTTACAGACATAATAGTTTAGTTCTCTAAATGATATATTCCCTGTCACTGTAAGGGCGCAAGGCTTTGCGCCCCTACTTAATCCTGCTGCAATAGTGCCAAATACTCATCTTTGAAATACCGTAAAGTACTCAATACAGGGTTTGGGGCTGATTGTCCTAAACCGCACAGACTCATTTCCTTGACCATCTGACACAGCGCTTCCATCTGTTCGATGTCTGCTAAGGTAGCCTGACGATTCACAATTTTGGTGAGCATCTCATGAAGTTGAACCGTTCCCGCCCTACAGGGAACGCACTTGCCGCAACTTTCTCCCCGACAAAAATCCATATAAAACTGGGCAATTTCAACCATGCTGGTAGAGTTATCCATAATAATCATGCCGCCCGAACCCATCATCGTGCCGAGCCGTTGCAACGATTCGTAATCCACTGGCGTATCGAAAAACTCTGCGGGGATGCAGCCTCCCGATGGTCCTCCAGTCTGTACTGCTTTGACTTGACCTTCAGACGCGCCGCCGCCCATTTCTGCAACGATTTGGTGCAGTGTCGTTCCCATCGGTACTTCAATCAATCCCGTATTTTTGACCTGACCCGTCAAGGCAAAAACTTTTGTGCCCTTACTTCCCTCAGTACCGATCTGACTGTACCAATCTGCTCCTCGACGAATAATGGGAGTAATATTGGCATAGGTTTCGACGTTATTAATCAGGGTGGGACAGCCCCAAAGTCCTGCCTCAGCCGGATAAGGAGGACGGGGACGGGGATTGCCTCGACCCCCTTCGATTGAATGAATCAACGCCGTTTCTTCACCGCAAACAAATGCCCCCGCACCAATCCGAATGTCTATTTTGAAGTCAAATCCCGACTCAAAAATTTGACTCCCCAGCAATCCGTATTTCTTCGCCTGCTGAATGGCTTTATTTAAATGTGCGATCGCGAGTGGATATTCAGCCCGAACGTAGATAAACCCACGATTGGCACTGATCGCGTAACCAGCGATCGCCATCCCTTCCAGCACCCGATGCGGATCGCTCTCCAACACGCTACGATCCATAAATGCTCCAGGATCGCCCTCATCGGCATTGCAGATGACATACTTTTGCTCTCCTGGCATCTTAGCCACCGTCGCCCATTTCAACCCCGTCGGATAGCCGCCACCACCCCGTCCCCGCAATCCACTTTTGGTAATTTCCTCAATGACTTGGGCGGGGGTCATTTCGTAAAGCGCCTGGTACAGTGGCTCATACCCGCCCACCGCGATATATTCTTCGATCCGTTCGGGATCGATCTGACCGCTATTTTCCAACACTATGGGCATTTGTCCCGCAAAAAACGGTTGATGGGGATCGCACGGTTGCGCTGTAGCAGTTTCGCCTTGCAATGAGGCGGCAATGGAAACTGCATCTGCTGTCGTGACTTCCTCGTACAGCATCCCGTCAGGATCGGTAGCCACTAAAGGACCGCGCCCGCAAAAACGCAGACAACCAACGCTGGCAACTTCTACCTCTTTCTTTAACCCTGCGGTGGCGATCGCCTCTTCTAAAGCTTGTTTTACTGCCTCCGAACCAGAAGATTGACAACCTGCTGCGGTACAGCACCGAATGCGTTTTGATTTACGGCGATCGCGCTCCTGTTGGGCGATATGGTATAGCTCGGCAATATCCATTGAAATCTCCTCAATATACCCAAATAATTAAATTTAATTGGTATTATATGGCTGCAAACTGGCTTGAATTGGCTGTTAGCACCTGCAATTTAACTAATGATTCCTCTGGCGTGAGTTTACCTCCTACCTCTCCATCAAAGACTGCCGCAGGAGCCAGCCCGCAAGCGCCCAAACACCGCGCTGACAGGAGAGAAATTTGACCGTCAGACGTAGTTTCGCCCACCTTAATCCCTAATTCAGCCTCCAGCCGATTCAGAATTTGGTTAGCACCTTTGACATAACAAGCTGTTCCCAAACAAACCACGCAGTTATGAACGCCGCTAGGGTTCAGGGAAAACAGATGATAAAAGGAGGCTACGCCGTAAACCCGACTTAACGGCAACTTCAACTGACGGGCAATGTAGAGCAGTATTTCTTCTTCTAAATAGCCGAAGGATTCCTGGGCTTTGTGCAATACTTCAATTAAGGCATCCGGCTGGTAATGGTTGCGCTTGAGGGCGATATCCAGGGTTTTGTAGCGGCGATCGCAACTAATTAAGTCTTTAGCAACCTCCTTGGTTATGGGCGATACAATTGCTGGATGGTCTGGAAGGGCTTCCGTATTGATAGGGGACATAGATTACAACTTCCTGCAATGGAAAGCGGGCAGAACATCTTGACCAAAATAGTAATTTCGGCATTGCTGATTTGAAGTATGAATTGTTGATTGTTGATTGTTGATTGTTGATTGGGTTTTCTTTTGCCCCGATCTCTCACTATTCGGAATTGGGGTGTCAACCTAGTTCATACCTTGATTCAGCAACGCCGTAATTTTAAATGCTACGATCTATGGAGAATAACCTCAAAAAATGCTTCAAGAAAACTTTAAACTGATTACGCAAAAGTCCAAATCTAACTTAGTTAAAAAATCTCAATTTTGCTGAAAATTATTTTTTTCTATGGCTGTGTTTGTTACTCCAAGTGCTTTTTCGAGCTTTTTCGAGAAAGTAAATAATCGTAACTCCAACGAATTTAACAACTCTTCTGTTGTTTTAGTTCTCTCCTCTATTTATGTCTCTATTTTAGATCGCAATTAATTGTCAAGCCATAAAATAAAGGTTTTAAAAATTTAGTTTGTGGCGATCGCTACGGCTGCACCGTGCGGGTTTGTAGGGGCGGGTTTAGCAGATCGATTTTAATTTTACAGATTGATATCAAACAAAACCCGCCCTCTTCAGATTCATACGGTGTAACAGTAGAGACGTGATATATCACGTCTCTACCGATCCAAAACTTCTCGCCAACACAGTTTAATTACGCCGCTCTACTTAGATCGTGGTAGCCTAATAATTAAGGATCGTATCTTTAAGGTTGAAATGAGTTGGGAAGGTAATTTAAAGCTAGAATTTGCTTGTCGAGATGGAAGTACGCAGCTAGTTTTAGATTACTCTCAAGCACCGTTGAAGGTGCAAAGACCGTTTTATCCAGAAGGAAATGAGGTTTGTCACAGTACGATTTTGCATACAGCCGGTGGGGTTGTGGGAGGCGATCGCCTCAACTTAAATCTCCATCTTTCTCCCCAAAGTCAAGCTTTAGTGAGTACTGCCGCAGCCAATAAAATCTATGGCAGTAACGGGCAAATAGCGCTTCAAAATATCAAAATTCAGCTAGATTCTGAAGCTTGTTTGGAATGGCTGCCGCAAGAAACAATTGTATTTGATGGTGCAATTTATCGACAGAATTTAACTGTAGAATTAGCCCCGCAAGCGAGTTGGTTGGGATGGGAAATTACTAGATTTGGGAGAACTGCGCGGGGAGAAAAGTTTGTTTCGGGAGATTGGCGATCGCATACTGAAGTTTGGCAAGCTGGACAACCTTTGTGGATTGACCGACAATGGTTACCTGGAGACGTATCTGCGCTCGAAAGTCCTCACGGTTTGGCTGGATGCGCGATCGCTGGTAGTATGGCATGGATTGGCAGTGCTGTGACTCCAGAAATGGTAGCTGAAGCCAGGAAGTTATGGGTGTCTTCCCCATACGGCTCTCAAGCAGGCGTAACTCGACTAGAGCGCGGGATGTTGTGTCGCTATCTGGGGAATGACATCGCTGAAGTTCGTAACTGGTTCATTAGCGTCTGGCAGCTTCTCAGACCGTTTTATTTAGCTAGAAATATCTGTTTACCGAGAGTTTGGCAACTTTAAGTATGCAACTAACACCTCAAGAAAAAGATAAACTCCTAATTTTCACTGCTGGTCTAGTCGCAGAAAGACGCAAAAATAGAGGCTTAAAGCTGAATTATCCAGAAGCTGTTGCCTACATTTCGGCAGCGATTCTAGAGGGTGCTAGAGATGGTAGCACGGTGGCAGAATTGATGACTTACGGTACAACTTTACTGACTAAAGATGATGTGATGGAAGGGATCGCGGAAATGTTGCTAGAAGTGCAAGTAGAAGCTACTTTCCCCGATGGAACTAAGTTAGTTACAGTGCATCATCCTATTCGTTAAGTACCTGTGCCAAATTAATTTAACATTTTGGTAAGTAACGAGTAACGAGTAACGAGTAACGAGTAACGAGTAACGAGTAACGAGTAACGAGTAGCGACTGAAGTACATAGCCCACCTCATGTAAATATACAAATAATTTTGCCTACCTACTTAAGCGATCGCTCTTTTCTCACCCCGTCAGCCTATCCAATTGACCTATTCAGTGCTGAAAACGATTCCCGACTCCCGACTCCCTAAACACCAGTGCAGGTCGGACTTATGCAAGAGGTCTAGTCTAGTATTCAGACATGAGCATCATATTTTTCTCAGAGTGACAGAAGAGGCTTAGGGAGATTCGGAATAGATGACAGAACTAAGGGTTAACTTAACTAACTGCGACCAAGAACCAATTCACATTCCAGGGCTAATTCAGCCTCACGGTGTTTTGTTGGTTCTCAAAGAGCTAAAACTCGAAATTATCCAAGTTAGCCATAACACTTCTGAGTTGCTCGGTCATCAGCCTCAAGAATTACTGGGTAAACCCTTGTCAGATCTGCTCGATGCCAAGCAAATTGCGGCTATCTGGCAATGCCTGTCAGTAGAATTTGAGAGTATCAATCCCTTAAATATATCCATCAAAGGTCAAACCAAACCCCTGCGTTTTGATGGCATCGTTTATCGCTGGGATAGCGCGATCGTTCTGGAACTGGAGCCGAAAAAGGCGCGACAGAAAACAGACTTCTTTGATTTTTACCAGCGCGTCAGAGGAACAATTACCAAGATCCAAAAAGCACCTACATTGCTAGAAATGTGCCAGATTGTGGTCAAAGAAGTGCGAAGAATCACTGAGTTTGAGCGCGTTATGGTCTATCGGTTTGACACCGAAGGTGCTGGTAGCATCATTGCCGAAGATAAGCCAGATGGGGCGACTCCCTATCTAGACTTACACTATCCCGCTAGCGACATTCCCCAACAAGCCAGACAGCTATACACCCTCAACTGGCTGCGGTTAATCCCAGATGTCAATTATCAACCCGTAGAGTTAATTCCAGCGAACAATCCCGCAACCGATCGCCCGCTAGATATGAGTTTGTCGGTGTTAAGGAGCGCGTCTCCGATTCATATTGAGTATCTTCAAAATATGGGCGTGACCGCTTCTATGTCCATCTCACTGATTCAAGATCGGAAATTATGGGGACTGATTGCCTGCCATCACTCGTCACCCAAGTATGTTCCCTATGGGGTGCGAACGGCTTGTGAGTTCATTGGACAGGTGATGTCGCTAGAACTGGCAACTAAGGAAGCCAACGAAGACTTGGATTACAAAGTGCGTTTGCAGTCGCTGCTAACCAAGTTTGTCGAATCCCTGTCCCAATTTGAATCCTTCCTAGATGGGATCGTGCAACTGGAATCAAACTTGCTGGATCTGGTGAGTGCGTCAGGAGCAGTGGTTTGTCTGGGCGAAGGCAAAGCCAAACGTTGCATTCACATCGGTGAAACGCCTCCAGAAGCGGCTCTGCCTGCTTTGCTAGACTGGCTCAAACATGAGATACAACTAAATAATCTGTTTCACACGCGATCGCTGTCTCAGGTTTATCCACCAGCAGAGGAATTTAAGGGAATCGCTAGTGGGTTGTTAGCCCTGGCAATTTCTCAAGTTCACCAAAATTACATTCTCTGGTTTCGTCCTGAAGTGATGCAAACGATTAAATGGGGTGGAAATCCCAATAAAGCGGTAGAAGCTCTAGAGGATGGCAGTTTGCAGCTACATCCTCGGAAATCATTTACCTTGTGGCAGGAAACGGTCAATGGCTATGCGCTGCCCTGGAAAACTTGTGAAATCGAAGCCGTTGCCGAACTGCGGAGTTTGCTCGTTGGCGTTATTCTCAGACAGGCAGACGAACTAGCAGCCGTTAATATAGAGTTGAAACGTAGTAACGACGAACTAGATTCCTTTGCCTACATCGCCTCCCACGATCTTAAGGAACCTCTGCGGGGAATTCATAACTATGCCAATTTCTTGATGGAAGATTACGCCGAAGTGTTAGATGAAGACGGGATTAGAAAGCTGCAAACCTTGGTGCGGCTAACCCAGCGCCTGGAAAACCTAATTAACTCCCTGTTGCACTTCTCCCGCCTAGGACGCACCGAACTCTCTTGGCAAACAGTAAATTTGAATGCTTTAGTCCAACAGGCGATCGCTACTTTGAAGATGAGCCAACAACATAGTTCCGTCCAGTTTCGTCTGCCTCGCCCTTTACCCACAATCAAGGGCGATCGCACTCAACTCAATGAATTATTCACCAACCTACTGAGCAACGCCAGCAAGTATAACAACAGCCCCGAAAAATGGGTAGAAATAGGTTTTATAGATAATAGCGCCAGAAAAGCGCCCGCCACTCCCTATTCCCAACTTCCTACTCCCTATACTTTCTACGTTCGCGACAACGGCATCAGCATTCCCCAAGAACACCTAGACAAGATTTTTCAGATTTTCCGTCGCTTGCACGGACGGGACGAGTATGGCGGTGGCACTGGGGTAGGTTTAACCATTGCGCGCAAGATAGTAGAACGACATGGCGGCGAGATATGGGTAGAATCTATGGCTAATCAAGGCAGCACATTTTACTTCACTCTACCCAGGGAGGCAATGGATGACTAGTACTTTAGCACCTCTACTCAGGCAAACTCCACCCTTATTGATTGTGGAAGATAGCGATGAAGATTTTGAAGCCTTAATGCGATTTCTGCGACGCTCTCCCCTGGTTATCCCCGTCGAACGCTGCATGAATGGCGAGCAAGCATTAGCTTTTCTTCACCATACCGACCAGTACGCTAATTGCGATCACTTCCCCCGTCCCGGCATGATTCTACTAGACCTAAACTTGCCTGGAATCGATGGGCGAGAAGTGTTGCGTCGGCTCAAACTCGACCATAACTTAAAAACTATTCCTGTGGTCATCTTTACCACGTCAAATCACCCCAATGATATTGAAACCTGTTACCAGCAAGGAGCTAATAGCTATATCATTAAACCAATTGATATTAACCAACTAAAACGAAATGTTCAGACGCTGGTGGATTATTGGTTTGAAGTGACTAGGCTCCCTGATGGCTCCGCAGACTAATTATGAGTCAGATTCAGCGTACTGTTTTAATCATTGATGATTCTCCCGAAGATCGCCAGCTATATCGGCGGTATCTCTTGCAGGATAGGGATTACCACTACACCATTTGGGAAGCACAATTGGGTCAAGAAGGATTAGAGTTATGGCAGCGTTACCAACCAGATGTAGTTTTGCTGGATTACCGCTTGCCAGATTTAGATGGACTGGAGTTGCTGGCTCAAATACCGATCCAGATGCCGCATCCCTGCTTACCCGTAATTATGATTACAGGGCAGGGAAATGAAGCGATCGCCGTCCAAGCAATGAAAGCTGGTGCCCAAGACTATTTGCTCAAAGAGCAGATAACCCCAGATAGTTTGCATCTAGCACTGAATAGGACGATTGAAACCGTGCGGTTACGCACCCAACTGCAACAGCGCCTCGAACGAGAGCGGCTAGTGGCGCAGATTACTCAGCAAATTTATCAATCGCTGGAACTAGATGAAATTCTCCAGACAACTGTGACAGAGGTGCGGCAGTTTCTCAAAACCGATCGGGTGCTAATTTTTCGCTTACAGTCAGAGGGCTGGGGTCAGGTAACTAAAGAATCTGTCAGAACTGACTGTATACCCCTGCTGTCCACCAGCCTCCATGACCCCTGTTTGAACGAACACTACATCGAATCCTTCCGTCAAGGATTAATCACCGTCAAACCCGATATTTACGATAGCAGCATCGATCCCTGTCATGTGGAACTCCTAGCTCAGTTGCAGGTACGAGCCAATCTAGTCGTGCCGATTCTCCAAGACAAGCAATTATGGGGGATGCTGATTGTCCATCATTGTACAGCCCCTCGCCAGTGGCAATCTTTAGAAATTGATTTGCTCAAAGAATTAGCCACTCATGTGGGCATTGCCTTGCAACAGGCAGAACTTTATCAGCAAGCCCAGAGCGAACTGGTTGAGCGCAGACGGGCAGAACTGGCATTGCGGGAAAATCAGGTTCAGCTTCAGCAGCAACTGGCGGAAATTGAAGCTATTTACCAGTCTGCCCCCATTGGCTTGAATGTCTTGGATACTGACCTTCGCTTTGTGCGGATCAATCAACGACTGGCGGAAATCAATGGGTTATCGGTTGCAGACCATATTGGGCGCACTGTGCGGGAATTACTTCCCGAGCTAGCAGATACTGCCGAACCGTTTCTCCGTGCCATCCTGGAAACTGGGGAACCCCAGTTGAATGTGGAAATTCAAGGTGAAACTCCGGCGCAACCTGGAGTACAACGCACTTGGCTAGAACACTTTTTGCCCTTGAAAAATGGCGATCGCACCATCGGCATCAGCACGGTTTGTGAAGAGATTACCGATCGCAAACTTGCCGAAGAGGCTCTGCGGGAAAGCCAGGAGCGCTATCAGTGTTTGGCAGAATTGATCCCGCAATTAGTCTGGACAGCCAGTGCAGAAGGAATGCTACTTGATGTCAATCAACGCTGGTCAGATTATACAGGTTTAACCCTTGCACAAGCACAAATCTGTGGCTGGGAAGCAGTGATTCATCCTGACGATCTACCTGTTCTGAGCCAACAATGGGCAGTGACTGTAGAAACTGGCACCCCCTATCAAGCCGAAGGTCGAATGCGACGAGCCGATGGAGTGTATCGCTGGCATTTACATCAAGCAATACCTCAAAGGAACGAACGCAATCAAATTATTTGGTTTGGTACGGCAACAGACATAGAAGCTCAAAAACAACTAGAAATTGAGCGCGATCATCTGCTAGAACGGGAAAAAGCCGCACGGACTGAAGCTGAAAGAGCCAGCCGCCTCAAAGACGAGTTTTTAGCCATCTTGTCCCACGAGTTGCGATCGCCTCTCAACCCCATCTTAGGTTGGACTAAACTCCTGCAAACCCGCAAGTTTGATGCAGCCAAAACTGCTGAAGCTCTCTCTACAATTGAACGCAACGCCAAATTACAAACTCAACTAATTGATGACCTACTCGATGTGGCTCGGATTTTACGCGGCAAGCTAACTCTGAATGCAGCACCCATGAATTTAGTATTTATGATTGAGTCAGCTATTGAAACGGTTCAAACTGCGGCGGTAGCTAAATCAATTTCGCTCCACCCAGTGTTGCCTAATATTGGGCAGGTTTCGGGTGATTCTGTGCGTTTACAGCAAATAGTTTGGAATCTGCTCTCTAATGCCATTAAGTTCACCCCCAACGGTGGACAAGTAATGATAGAGCTAGAGCAAATAAACGATATGGCTCAAATTAAAGTGACAGACACTGGCAAAGGCATTAGTTCGGACTTCCTACCCCACATTTTTGAGTCTTTCCGTCAAGAGGATGCTTCCATTACCCGTCAGCATGGCGGTTTGGGGCTAGGGCTGGCGATCGTTTATAATCTAGTCGAAGCGCACGGGGGCACAATCTCGGCTGCCAGTCCAGGTCTGGGACAAGGAGCCACATTCACTGTCAGGCTACCTCTACTTAAGGTTGAACCCCAAAGCGATCGCCCTCATGACTCACTCAACGGCGAACTTGACTTAACAGGCATCCGAGTTGTGCTGGTTGATGATGACCCCGATACCCGCGAGTTGCTCGCCTTCATACTCAAAGAGTATGGAGCAGAGGCAATGGTAGTAGCATCGGCGGGTGAAGTTTTGACACTCCTGGAATCCTTCAAACCTGATATCTTGGTTACTGATATTGGGATGCCAGATATGGACGGTTATACGTTACTGAGGCAAGTACGTTCTCTACCACCCGAACGAGGAGGACAAGTTCCCGCGATCGCCACCACTGCCTATGCCAGAATGGAAGATCGGCAACAAGCACTGACAGCAGGTTTCCAAAAGCATATTGCCAAACCAATCGATCCGAGTAAGTTGGTTGCAGCGATCTCTGATTTGCTGAGCCAGAGGTAATACCAAATTCCTAAATGTCTGCTATAGATGGTTGACACTCCAGACGCTACAAATTTTTGGTAGGGGACGGTCGCTGAAGGTCTGCCGTGCGACGACAGACCCGCGACCTCCGCAACGCGTTGCGCCCCTACAGAGGATTAAAATGTAGAATAGCTGACTCATTTTTAATTACTTTAGATTAAGAGTAGTTTTGATTTGGAAACAATTTTGGAAAATTACTTGTCGCTTTTGCTAAGAAATTGGTATACATAACAGTGGAGATGCATTTGGTATTTAAAGCTGCTGTTTGCGCCAAGCACTCCTAAACTTTCAATGTATAATTGCTCACTCAGCCTTGGTTACAGGTTTAATTTTATTTATAGCTCGCTCCTAGCAGCTTCTTTATGTTTACTTCCAGCAATTTCTGTCTTTGCCGAACCAGAAAAGGCTCTGTCTCCCAAAAAAGTTCCGACTCAAGAACTACCCAAAGTCACTCAGCCTGTCGAAAAACAAGATTTAGGCTGGTTAGAGCGAGTAGTTGATTTGCTATCT encodes the following:
- a CDS encoding NuoF family protein: MDIAELYHIAQQERDRRKSKRIRCCTAAGCQSSGSEAVKQALEEAIATAGLKKEVEVASVGCLRFCGRGPLVATDPDGMLYEEVTTADAVSIAASLQGETATAQPCDPHQPFFAGQMPIVLENSGQIDPERIEEYIAVGGYEPLYQALYEMTPAQVIEEITKSGLRGRGGGGYPTGLKWATVAKMPGEQKYVICNADEGDPGAFMDRSVLESDPHRVLEGMAIAGYAISANRGFIYVRAEYPLAIAHLNKAIQQAKKYGLLGSQIFESGFDFKIDIRIGAGAFVCGEETALIHSIEGGRGNPRPRPPYPAEAGLWGCPTLINNVETYANITPIIRRGADWYSQIGTEGSKGTKVFALTGQVKNTGLIEVPMGTTLHQIVAEMGGGASEGQVKAVQTGGPSGGCIPAEFFDTPVDYESLQRLGTMMGSGGMIIMDNSTSMVEIAQFYMDFCRGESCGKCVPCRAGTVQLHEMLTKIVNRQATLADIEQMEALCQMVKEMSLCGLGQSAPNPVLSTLRYFKDEYLALLQQD
- a CDS encoding ATP-binding protein, which gives rise to MTELRVNLTNCDQEPIHIPGLIQPHGVLLVLKELKLEIIQVSHNTSELLGHQPQELLGKPLSDLLDAKQIAAIWQCLSVEFESINPLNISIKGQTKPLRFDGIVYRWDSAIVLELEPKKARQKTDFFDFYQRVRGTITKIQKAPTLLEMCQIVVKEVRRITEFERVMVYRFDTEGAGSIIAEDKPDGATPYLDLHYPASDIPQQARQLYTLNWLRLIPDVNYQPVELIPANNPATDRPLDMSLSVLRSASPIHIEYLQNMGVTASMSISLIQDRKLWGLIACHHSSPKYVPYGVRTACEFIGQVMSLELATKEANEDLDYKVRLQSLLTKFVESLSQFESFLDGIVQLESNLLDLVSASGAVVCLGEGKAKRCIHIGETPPEAALPALLDWLKHEIQLNNLFHTRSLSQVYPPAEEFKGIASGLLALAISQVHQNYILWFRPEVMQTIKWGGNPNKAVEALEDGSLQLHPRKSFTLWQETVNGYALPWKTCEIEAVAELRSLLVGVILRQADELAAVNIELKRSNDELDSFAYIASHDLKEPLRGIHNYANFLMEDYAEVLDEDGIRKLQTLVRLTQRLENLINSLLHFSRLGRTELSWQTVNLNALVQQAIATLKMSQQHSSVQFRLPRPLPTIKGDRTQLNELFTNLLSNASKYNNSPEKWVEIGFIDNSARKAPATPYSQLPTPYTFYVRDNGISIPQEHLDKIFQIFRRLHGRDEYGGGTGVGLTIARKIVERHGGEIWVESMANQGSTFYFTLPREAMDD
- a CDS encoding urease accessory protein UreD produces the protein MSWEGNLKLEFACRDGSTQLVLDYSQAPLKVQRPFYPEGNEVCHSTILHTAGGVVGGDRLNLNLHLSPQSQALVSTAAANKIYGSNGQIALQNIKIQLDSEACLEWLPQETIVFDGAIYRQNLTVELAPQASWLGWEITRFGRTARGEKFVSGDWRSHTEVWQAGQPLWIDRQWLPGDVSALESPHGLAGCAIAGSMAWIGSAVTPEMVAEARKLWVSSPYGSQAGVTRLERGMLCRYLGNDIAEVRNWFISVWQLLRPFYLARNICLPRVWQL
- the ureA gene encoding urease subunit gamma, which translates into the protein MQLTPQEKDKLLIFTAGLVAERRKNRGLKLNYPEAVAYISAAILEGARDGSTVAELMTYGTTLLTKDDVMEGIAEMLLEVQVEATFPDGTKLVTVHHPIR
- the hoxU gene encoding bidirectional hydrogenase complex protein HoxU, whose product is MSVKTLKIDGKGVAIKQGATLLQAAKEAGIDIPTLCFLEGVSPPAACRMCLVEIEGSHKLQPACVTEVAEGMVVQTNTPKLQEFRRMNVELLFAEGNHVCAVCVANGNCELQDLAVRVGMDHSHFPYRFPDRKVDLSHEHFGIDHNRCILCTRCVRVCDEIEGAHVWDVAQRGEHCFIVSGLHQPWGEVDACTSCGKCVDACPTGALFHQGSTTGEKERHRAKLEFLVTAREKHQWTR
- a CDS encoding response regulator, producing the protein MTSTLAPLLRQTPPLLIVEDSDEDFEALMRFLRRSPLVIPVERCMNGEQALAFLHHTDQYANCDHFPRPGMILLDLNLPGIDGREVLRRLKLDHNLKTIPVVIFTTSNHPNDIETCYQQGANSYIIKPIDINQLKRNVQTLVDYWFEVTRLPDGSAD
- the hoxE gene encoding bidirectional hydrogenase complex protein HoxE, whose product is MSPINTEALPDHPAIVSPITKEVAKDLISCDRRYKTLDIALKRNHYQPDALIEVLHKAQESFGYLEEEILLYIARQLKLPLSRVYGVASFYHLFSLNPSGVHNCVVCLGTACYVKGANQILNRLEAELGIKVGETTSDGQISLLSARCLGACGLAPAAVFDGEVGGKLTPEESLVKLQVLTANSSQFAAI
- a CDS encoding oxidoreductase; the protein is MDKIRFATVWLAGCSGCHMSFLDLDEWLIDLAQQVDVVYSPVGSDIKEYPQNVDVCLVEGGVANEDNLELLLKVRQRTKTLISFGDCAVTANVPGMRNMLGGAEPVLKRGYLELAEHSPQLPHAPGIVPELLEQVLPVHQVVPVEIYMPGCPPPADRIRATLEPLLRGEMPVMEGRDMIKFG